A part of Astatotilapia calliptera chromosome 15, fAstCal1.2, whole genome shotgun sequence genomic DNA contains:
- the katna1 gene encoding katanin p60 ATPase-containing subunit A1: MSLREISENLKLAREYALLGNYSSASVLYHGLLEQIKKYVYTLRDSSFQQRWQQLWQEIIEENQQVQDIMSTLGNFQLDTAPVKPSNHDDFETRPLHVEQRHSPCPVRRPTNPYKDSKPANNRLSVAVKAQQRHLPRGANGDRSRPSKGKEKKEPKEAAGKAKDDKNKSDVQEKEAKRFDGAGYDKDLVEALERDIISQNPNIKWDDIADLEDAKKLLKEAVVLPMWMPAFFKGIRRPWKGVLMVGPPGTGKTLLAKAVATECRTTFFNVSSSTLTSKYRGESEKLVRLLFEMARFYAPTTIFIDEIDSMCSRRGTSEEHEASRRVKAELLVQMDGVGGASENDDPSKMVMVLAATNFPWDIDEALRRRLEKRIYIPLPSTKGRVELLKINLRELELASDVDLDKIAEQMEGYSGADITNVCRDASLMAMRRRIEGLTPEEIRNISRDEMHMPTTMEDFESALRKVSKSVSAADLEKYEKWIEEFGSC, encoded by the exons ATGAGTCTACGGGAAATTAGTGAGAATCTGAAACTGGCTCGTGAATATGCCTTGCTGGGAAACTACAGCTCAGCCAGTGTTCTCTATCATGGGCTGCTTGAACAAATcaaaaaatatgtgtacacgTTGCGAGACAGCAGTTTCCAGCAGAGGTGGCAGCAG CTGTGGCAGGAAATCATCGAAGAGAATCAACAAGTTCAGGACATAATGTCAACTCTGGGGAACTTTCAGTTGGACACAGCTCCTGTTAAACCCAGTAACCATGATGATTTTGAAACGAGACCTTTGCATGTGGAACAGAG ACATTCTCCCTGTCCTGTCAGACGTCCTACCAACCCCTACAAAGACAGCAAACCTGCAAACAACCGCCTGAGTGTGGCTGTGAAGGCCCAGCAGAGACACCTGCCCCGAGGGGCCAACGGCGACAGAAGCAGACCTTCCAAGggcaaagaaaagaaggaacCAAAGGAGGCTGCTGGCAAAGCAAAGGACGATAAG AATAAATCAGATGTCCAGGAGAAAGAAGCAAAGAGGTTTGATGGGGCAGGATATGATAAAGACCTCGTGGAAGCTCTGGAGAGGGATATTATATCTCAAAATCCAAATATTAAATG GGATGACATCGCAGACTTGGAAGATGCAAAAAAACTGCTGAAAGAAGCAGTTGTGTTGCCGATGTGGATGCCAGCGTTTTTTAAAGGAATAAGACGACCCTGGAAG ggTGTGCTTATGGTGGGACCTCCTGGCACCGGGAAAACACTTCTGGCTAAAGCAGTTGCTACTGAATGTAGAACCACATTCTTCAATGTCTCCTCATCAACTCTGACCTCCAAGTACAGAGGAGAGTCTGAGAAACTAGTTCGCCTTCTCTTTGAAATG GCACGTTTTTATGCTCCCACCACGATTTTCATTGATGAAATTGACTCAATGTGCAGCCGCAGAGGAACCTCAGAGGAGCATGAAGCTAGCAGGAGAGTAAAGGCAGAGCTACTTGTGCAAATGGATG GTGTTGGTGGAGCATCAGAGAACGACGACCCATCAAAGATGGTGATGGTCCTGGCTGCAACCAACTTTCCATGGGACATTGATGAGGCTCTGAGGAGGCGCCTGGAGAAGCGGATCTACATTCCTCTTCCTTCAA CTAAGGGGCGAGTGGAGCTGCTCAAGATTAACCTGAGGGAGCTGGAGCTGGCCAGCGACGTGGACTTGGACAAGATTGCTGAGCAGATGGAGGGTTACTCAGGAGCTGACATCACTAACGTGTGCAG GGACGCATCTCTGATGGCCATGAGGCGAAGGATCGAAGGCCTCACTCCAGAGGAGATCCGCAACATTTCCCGGGATGAGATGCACATGCCCACCACCATGGAGGACTTTGAGTCCGCTCTGAGGAAAGTGTCCAAATCAGTTTCTGCAGCTGACCTGGAAAAGTATGAAAAGTGGATCGAAGAGTTTGGCTCCTGCTGA
- the ginm1 gene encoding glycoprotein integral membrane protein 1 → MEMTWSTVCVLLLLFVSATRTESSNRQLNTENILINVTAGTLADTQLQDSNNLQINLNISVSEEQVLVNDVPVELSGVTRFNCQALLLDSVNGSSEFESGDIVSTVTRVMVSQNRLYSDSEEVVALQVFSEVIEMDGKEVQQPDMCEVKILMSPDFQKLAQFTNIYPIGHSDIFRVPRENDVVVTDPPNSRKDEEQLISQTTSQYPLKHTETTREEIASPGKLPETPLRMDPDLLYDVRYDDELDYTYPSQPDQNQMETPPKELISSYSAMCQWVEQARERLRRFCSESLPLFFLVMWVVVIGVVGSAVIVKILDVFFPICEHKRIFNVNSVPVMPEDEKHNLLENIEVEAEEEEKKP, encoded by the exons ATGGAAATGACGTGGTCGACAGTTTGTGTTCTATTACTTCTTTTTGTCTCAGCAACTCGCACAGAGTCGTCGAATAGACAACTGAATACG GAAAACATCCTAATCAATGTGACAGCGGGGACACTGGCAGACACACAGCTGCAAGACTCTAACAACTTACAG ataAATTTAAACATATCAGTGAGTGAAGAGCAGGTGCTGGTCAATGACGTCCCAGTGGAGCTGTCAGGGGTCACTAGGTTCAACTGCCAAGCGCTTCTCT tgGACAGTGTCAATGGGAGCAGTGAGTTTGAGTCTGGGGACATAGTGTCCACTGTTACCCGGGTGATGGTGAGCCAGAACAGGCTATACAGTGACTCAGAGGAGGTGGTGGCTCTTCAGGTCTTCAGTGAAGTGATAGAGATGGATGGCAAAGAG GTCCAGCAGCCTGACATGTGTGAGGTGAAAATACTGATGAGCCCAGACTTCCAGAAGCTGGCCCAGTTTACCAACATCTACCCCATTGGACACAGTGATATCTTTAGGGTTCCCAGAGAAAATGATGTGGTTGTCACAGATCCACCAAATTCTAGAAAAG ATGAAGAGCAGCTGATCTCTCAGACCACAAGCCAGTATCCTCTGAAGCACACAGAGACCACCCGGGAAGAGATTGCATCCCCTGGAAAACTCCCAGAGACCCCCCTGCGTATGGATCCTGACCTCCTGTATGATGTCAGATATGATGATGAACTTGATTACACTTACCCGAGCCAGCCTGATCAGAATCAAATGGAAACTCCACCCAAGGAACTTATTTCTTCTTACTCT GCCATGTGTCAGTGGGTAGAGCAAGCCAGGGAGCGTCTGCGGCGCTTCTGTTCCGAATCCCTGCCTCTCTTCTTCCTGGTCATGTGGGTGGTCGTGATCGGCGTGGTCGGATCAGCCGTCATCGTCAAGATCTTAGATGTGTTTTTCCCAATTTGTGAACATAA gcgcatttttaatgtaaactcTGTCCCTGTGATGCCAGAGGATGAGAAGCACAATCTCCTGGAGAACATAGAAGTagaagcagaggaagaagagaagaagccTTGA